The following are encoded in a window of Solidesulfovibrio magneticus RS-1 genomic DNA:
- a CDS encoding Hsp20/alpha crystallin family protein, producing the protein MAKLHWTPWMALAEIEGRTECGLDQIAQGSRDCAPVWQPAADLVETEDAFRVTLELPGVAREDVAVEVRGRELIIQGLRRFEKDCRGEVYHALERSYGPFARVFELPQGVSRADVTAVMKDGLLDVRLPKLGPERLRRRIPIS; encoded by the coding sequence ATGGCCAAACTGCACTGGACCCCGTGGATGGCCCTGGCCGAGATCGAGGGCCGCACCGAATGCGGCCTGGACCAGATCGCCCAGGGCAGCCGCGACTGCGCCCCGGTCTGGCAGCCTGCCGCCGATCTGGTCGAGACCGAGGACGCCTTTCGCGTCACCTTGGAGCTTCCGGGCGTGGCCCGGGAGGACGTGGCCGTGGAGGTGCGCGGCCGGGAACTGATCATCCAGGGCCTGCGCCGCTTCGAGAAAGACTGCCGGGGCGAGGTCTACCACGCCCTGGAACGCTCCTACGGCCCCTTTGCCCGGGTCTTCGAACTGCCCCAAGGGGTGTCCCGGGCCGACGTGACGGCCGTGATGAAGGACGGGCTGCTCGACGTGCGCCTGCCCAAGCTCGGCCCCGAACGCCTGCGCCGCCGCATCCCCATCAGCTGA
- a CDS encoding glycosyltransferase family 2 protein has translation MGKLTYLRPRRGDIQPVLVLLTSHRLDCFLVCIRCLERYTDCSRFKRIYIVANALAPEHLAMAKGFVARHANAVLLERGPRGLVPAVLEAQNEIYAAHIDDVIIKIDEDLFVTPHWLEHLIDGYLDHAERPDVPLVMPLVPISPPGRHVLNRFLRLSYPSERHMFVGPPIEENWVYHRWMWEKLVHENLAEVYLRDAPPKYAYVGYLTINCVIFDQRMMRLVLPFPTTKVAGQTTTDEKAVNLALAAGHMKVAVLGRSLAHHYSFSKCEDYLRSHMPLERVWRFMQGLPDAPVVAPRRRWPVVPGELRLLKVGG, from the coding sequence ATGGGCAAGCTAACCTATCTTCGACCGCGCCGCGGCGATATCCAACCGGTTCTGGTGCTGCTCACCTCGCACAGGCTCGATTGCTTCCTCGTCTGCATCCGTTGTCTGGAGCGCTACACCGACTGTTCCCGGTTCAAGCGCATCTACATTGTGGCTAACGCCTTGGCCCCGGAACACTTGGCCATGGCCAAGGGCTTCGTGGCCCGCCACGCCAACGCCGTGCTCCTGGAACGCGGGCCGCGCGGCTTGGTTCCGGCCGTGCTGGAGGCCCAAAACGAGATCTACGCCGCCCACATCGACGACGTCATCATCAAGATCGACGAAGACCTGTTCGTCACCCCTCACTGGCTCGAACACTTGATCGACGGCTACCTCGACCACGCCGAACGTCCCGACGTGCCGCTGGTCATGCCGCTTGTGCCCATAAGCCCGCCCGGACGCCACGTCCTCAACCGCTTCCTGCGCCTGTCCTACCCCTCCGAACGCCACATGTTCGTCGGACCGCCCATCGAGGAAAACTGGGTTTACCATCGCTGGATGTGGGAGAAGCTCGTCCACGAGAATCTGGCCGAGGTCTACCTGCGCGACGCGCCGCCCAAGTATGCCTACGTGGGCTACCTCACCATCAACTGCGTGATTTTTGACCAGCGTATGATGCGGCTTGTGCTGCCGTTCCCCACCACCAAGGTGGCCGGCCAGACCACCACCGACGAGAAGGCCGTCAACCTTGCCCTGGCCGCGGGCCACATGAAGGTGGCCGTGCTCGGGCGCAGCCTGGCCCATCACTACAGCTTCTCCAAGTGCGAGGACTACCTGCGCTCCCACATGCCGCTTGAGCGGGTGTGGCGGTTCATGCAGGGCCTGCCCGACGCGCCGGTGGTCGCGCCGCGCCGACGCTGGCCGGTCGTGCCCGGGGAGCTGAGGCTCCTCAAGGTGGGCGGGTAG
- a CDS encoding ferredoxin, with the protein MGYRVIVDTQKCIGDGECVDVCPVEVYEMRDGKAVAVNMEECLGCESCVEVCDQKAIIVEEQ; encoded by the coding sequence ATGGGATATCGCGTCATTGTCGACACGCAAAAATGCATTGGCGACGGCGAATGCGTGGACGTGTGTCCGGTGGAAGTTTATGAGATGCGGGACGGCAAGGCCGTGGCCGTCAACATGGAAGAATGCCTGGGCTGCGAATCCTGCGTCGAGGTGTGCGACCAGAAAGCCATCATCGTCGAAGAGCAGTAG
- a CDS encoding CatB-related O-acetyltransferase has protein sequence MDATTYPDRQAIYPVAGHDKLVFLENVVKNPNIQVGRYTYFDVTGTPGQRAEDFEHQNVLYHFDFIGDKLLIGAFCAIGSGVRFLMNGANHAMDGISTYPFAIFRHGWEKAGLPDGHRGDTVVGNDVWLGFGSLILPGKRIGDGAVVAAGSVVTKDVPPYAVVGGNPARIIRQRFPEDVVARLLALAWWDWPIDKISRHVALLAAGDVDALERV, from the coding sequence ATGGACGCGACAACCTACCCCGACCGGCAGGCCATCTATCCCGTGGCCGGCCACGACAAGCTGGTGTTCCTGGAAAACGTGGTCAAAAACCCCAACATCCAGGTCGGACGCTATACCTATTTCGACGTCACCGGCACGCCCGGCCAACGCGCCGAGGATTTCGAACACCAAAACGTCCTTTACCACTTCGATTTCATCGGCGACAAACTGCTTATCGGCGCGTTTTGCGCCATCGGCAGCGGCGTGCGTTTCCTCATGAACGGGGCCAACCACGCCATGGACGGCATTTCCACCTATCCCTTCGCCATCTTCCGCCACGGCTGGGAAAAAGCCGGCCTGCCCGACGGCCATCGCGGCGACACCGTGGTCGGCAACGACGTCTGGCTGGGCTTTGGGTCCCTCATCCTGCCGGGCAAGCGCATCGGCGACGGCGCGGTGGTGGCGGCCGGCAGCGTGGTCACCAAGGACGTGCCGCCCTATGCCGTGGTCGGCGGCAACCCGGCCCGGATCATTCGGCAACGGTTCCCCGAGGACGTGGTGGCCCGCCTGCTCGCCCTGGCCTGGTGGGACTGGCCCATCGACAAGATCAGCCGCCACGTGGCCCTGCTCGCCGCCGGCGACGTGGACGCCCTGGAACGGGTGTAG
- a CDS encoding NUDIX hydrolase yields the protein MDNATESASPDCPVIRIAAAVILDDAQRTLLVRKRGTTAFMQAGGKIEAGEAPTAALRRELREELDLTFDREASRHMGQFTAPAANESGCLVEAEVYHVSAGGALAPRAEIEEAVWVDPFAPGDLPLAPLTRDAVLPLVRRLLAAQAR from the coding sequence ATGGATAACGCGACGGAAAGCGCCTCGCCGGACTGCCCGGTCATCCGCATCGCGGCGGCGGTCATCCTGGACGACGCCCAGCGCACGCTGCTCGTCCGCAAACGCGGAACCACGGCCTTCATGCAGGCCGGGGGGAAAATCGAGGCCGGCGAGGCTCCGACGGCCGCGCTGCGCCGGGAGTTGCGCGAGGAACTTGATCTGACATTCGATAGGGAGGCATCGCGGCACATGGGTCAGTTCACGGCCCCGGCGGCCAACGAATCCGGCTGTCTGGTGGAAGCCGAGGTTTATCATGTGTCCGCAGGCGGGGCGCTGGCCCCCCGGGCCGAGATCGAGGAGGCCGTCTGGGTGGACCCCTTTGCCCCGGGCGACTTGCCCCTGGCTCCGCTCACGCGGGATGCCGTCCTGCCCCTGGTCCGTAGGCTGCTCGCCGCCCAGGCGCGTTAG
- a CDS encoding protein kinase domain-containing protein: protein MRSIGKYAIHGVLGRGGMGAVFRASMPVIGRMAALKLLRPNELTLGLWGEERVRRLFRDEAALLGGLRHKNLVDVFDYDESGPWPFFVMEYYGESLGSIIGETYRVEAKSRRLPVPRACSYAAQLLEGLARLHYAGIVHRDVKPFNLLVSEGDVLKITDLGLSKVRGEAFGGPSNVKVGSPYYAAPEQEDDPERADARADLYAVGVTLFRMLTGCLPEWGEWAASQRVPELGDDFDGLLACALAENPAGRFADARSMAEALDAALAAWRRRMDGVCAAAPESLCPRCVPDGAAAPRSEPAMVDARAARAALSLDELWRPLAYWPGRLADTGGGVVLDGATGLCWARQAAPYAVTWPAAAAYVAALNAARFGGFADWRLPTVPELMTLLSPEPVGEGYCQPAALSQPVRRVWSADRANYVSAWVADVELGYLAKADFCCPAAARAVRGA from the coding sequence ATGCGGTCTATCGGAAAGTACGCGATTCACGGGGTGCTCGGACGCGGCGGCATGGGCGCGGTGTTTCGGGCCTCCATGCCGGTCATCGGCCGCATGGCGGCGCTCAAGCTCCTGCGGCCCAACGAACTGACCCTGGGCCTGTGGGGCGAGGAGCGGGTGCGGCGGCTTTTCCGCGACGAGGCAGCCCTGCTCGGCGGGCTGCGCCACAAAAACCTCGTCGACGTCTTCGACTATGACGAGTCCGGGCCGTGGCCCTTTTTCGTCATGGAGTACTACGGCGAATCCCTGGGCTCCATCATCGGCGAAACTTACCGGGTGGAGGCCAAAAGCCGCCGCCTGCCCGTGCCCCGGGCCTGCTCCTACGCCGCCCAGCTCCTGGAAGGCCTGGCCCGGCTGCACTACGCCGGCATCGTCCACCGCGACGTCAAGCCCTTCAACTTGCTGGTCAGCGAGGGCGACGTGCTCAAAATCACCGACCTTGGGCTGTCCAAGGTGCGCGGCGAGGCGTTCGGCGGTCCGTCCAACGTCAAGGTCGGCTCGCCGTACTATGCCGCCCCGGAGCAGGAGGACGACCCGGAGCGCGCCGACGCCCGTGCCGACCTCTATGCCGTGGGCGTGACCCTTTTTCGGATGCTCACCGGTTGCCTGCCCGAATGGGGCGAGTGGGCCGCTTCGCAACGCGTGCCGGAGCTGGGCGACGATTTCGACGGACTATTGGCCTGCGCCCTGGCCGAGAACCCGGCCGGCCGCTTTGCCGACGCCCGGTCCATGGCCGAGGCCCTGGACGCGGCTTTGGCCGCCTGGCGGCGGCGCATGGACGGGGTGTGCGCCGCCGCGCCCGAATCGCTGTGTCCGCGTTGCGTGCCGGACGGCGCGGCCGCGCCCCGTAGCGAGCCGGCCATGGTCGATGCCCGGGCGGCCCGGGCCGCCTTAAGCCTGGACGAACTCTGGCGGCCCCTGGCCTACTGGCCGGGGCGGCTTGCGGACACGGGAGGCGGGGTGGTGCTGGACGGGGCCACGGGGCTTTGCTGGGCGCGCCAGGCCGCGCCCTACGCCGTGACCTGGCCGGCGGCGGCGGCCTATGTGGCGGCCCTCAACGCCGCCCGGTTTGGCGGCTTTGCCGACTGGCGGCTGCCCACCGTCCCCGAGCTTATGACGCTGTTATCCCCAGAACCCGTGGGCGAGGGCTATTGCCAGCCGGCGGCACTGTCCCAGCCCGTGCGCCGGGTCTGGAGCGCTGATCGGGCCAATTACGTTTCGGCCTGGGTGGCCGATGTGGAGCTGGGCTACTTGGCCAAGGCGGACTTCTGCTGTCCGGCCGCGGCCCGAGCCGTGCGCGGGGCGTGA
- a CDS encoding metallophosphoesterase family protein codes for MLLALLADIHGNLEALTTVLADLDAHRPGITASLGDNIGYGPDPEAVLEVLAARGIPSVRGNHEWAAVDPARRRGLNDQAREALARTCELLSPAALARIANYPASMPVAGCRLVHGLPPNDTTSYLFEAGETTLRRAFLRTPERVSFVGHTHMLEGASLRGREVDRFELSVGDNPLEAAARHIVNVGSVGQPRDGDNRAKYGLYDTESGVLEIRAVAYDVEATARKIIERGLPERYARRLR; via the coding sequence ATGCTTCTGGCCCTGCTCGCCGACATCCACGGCAATCTCGAAGCCCTGACCACCGTCCTGGCCGACCTGGACGCCCACCGCCCAGGCATCACCGCCAGCCTGGGCGACAACATCGGCTACGGCCCCGATCCCGAGGCCGTGCTGGAGGTGCTCGCGGCGCGCGGCATTCCCAGCGTGCGCGGCAACCACGAATGGGCGGCCGTGGATCCGGCCCGGCGGCGGGGACTCAACGACCAGGCCCGGGAAGCGCTCGCGCGAACGTGTGAACTCCTCTCCCCGGCCGCCCTGGCCCGCATCGCCAACTACCCGGCCTCCATGCCCGTGGCCGGCTGCCGGCTGGTCCACGGGCTGCCACCCAACGACACCACGAGCTATCTGTTCGAGGCCGGCGAGACGACCCTGCGCCGGGCCTTTTTGCGCACGCCCGAGCGCGTGTCCTTCGTCGGCCACACCCACATGCTGGAGGGGGCGAGCCTGCGCGGCCGCGAGGTGGACCGTTTCGAGCTGTCGGTGGGGGACAATCCGCTGGAGGCAGCGGCGCGCCATATCGTCAACGTAGGGTCGGTGGGCCAGCCGCGCGACGGCGACAACCGGGCCAAGTACGGGCTCTACGACACCGAGTCGGGCGTGCTGGAAATCCGGGCCGTGGCCTACGATGTCGAGGCCACGGCCCGCAAGATCATTGAGCGGGGATTGCCGGAGCGCTATGCCCGGCGGCTGCGTTGA
- a CDS encoding transporter substrate-binding domain-containing protein: protein MTHPRPRAGKGLAARRGALGGEAGRPALRPRPWATVLARLLGGLCLACMVLAPAAALAVELSPPEARYVAERGVVTLCVDPDWPPFETIDAAGRHVGIAADLLGLVAERTGLRFTLVPTASWDESLEAARQGRCRALSFLNRTPQREQWLAFTRPLLSDVNVFITREEHAFIADPGRLAGETIVFPSGTAMEELIRRDYPNLHILTTASEDEAMAMVSDRQADMTMRSLIVAAYTIKKRGLFNLKIAGQLPYYSNNLGLGVVGDDRTLIDILNKGIDTITTAERAAIENRHVSINVQTVTDYGALAKVLGAVLALAALGGAWAIKVKRLNTALRREIERREELERMREDVEQIIRHDLVTPLSGLIGIPELLETEENLTPQQRELLRHAATSGRRMLATIRLAGDLARMEKGTYHVAKADCDVLGIIRDARVNLDKLFAVKGLAFAVSLDGRPAGAEDRAPARGDANLLGNLFENLLKNAAEASPQGGEVAVDIRLPEGMVAVRNRGQVSPDIVDTFFEKYVTRGKTFGTGLGTYSARLIARAHGGDAVLELGEPDHVTVRVLLPGLKDAR from the coding sequence GTGACGCATCCGAGACCGAGGGCGGGCAAGGGGCTGGCGGCCAGGCGTGGGGCGTTGGGTGGAGAGGCCGGCCGGCCGGCGTTGCGGCCGCGGCCGTGGGCAACGGTCCTGGCCCGGCTCCTTGGGGGGCTGTGTCTGGCCTGTATGGTCCTGGCTCCGGCGGCGGCCCTGGCCGTGGAACTCTCGCCGCCTGAGGCCCGCTACGTGGCTGAACGGGGTGTGGTCACCCTGTGCGTGGACCCGGACTGGCCGCCGTTTGAGACCATCGACGCCGCCGGCCGCCACGTCGGCATCGCCGCCGACCTGCTCGGGCTGGTGGCCGAGCGCACCGGCCTGCGCTTTACGCTTGTGCCCACCGCCTCCTGGGACGAAAGCCTTGAAGCGGCGCGCCAGGGCCGCTGCCGGGCGCTCAGCTTCCTTAACCGGACGCCCCAGCGCGAGCAGTGGCTTGCGTTTACCCGGCCGCTTTTAAGCGACGTCAACGTTTTTATCACCCGCGAGGAACATGCCTTCATTGCCGACCCGGGCCGGCTTGCCGGCGAGACCATTGTCTTTCCCTCGGGCACGGCCATGGAGGAACTGATCCGCCGGGACTACCCCAATCTCCACATCCTCACCACGGCCAGCGAGGACGAGGCCATGGCCATGGTGTCCGACCGCCAGGCGGACATGACCATGCGCTCGCTTATCGTCGCCGCCTACACCATCAAGAAGCGCGGACTGTTCAATCTCAAGATCGCCGGCCAGCTCCCGTACTATTCCAACAATCTGGGCCTGGGCGTTGTCGGCGACGACCGGACGCTGATTGATATCCTCAACAAGGGCATCGACACCATCACCACGGCCGAGCGGGCGGCCATCGAGAACCGGCACGTGTCCATCAACGTCCAGACCGTGACGGATTACGGGGCCTTGGCCAAGGTGCTGGGCGCGGTATTGGCCTTGGCCGCCCTGGGCGGGGCCTGGGCGATCAAGGTCAAGCGGCTCAACACGGCGCTGCGCCGGGAGATCGAGCGCCGGGAGGAGCTTGAGCGGATGCGCGAGGACGTGGAGCAGATCATCCGCCACGATCTGGTCACACCCCTGTCCGGGCTCATCGGCATTCCGGAGCTGCTGGAAACCGAGGAGAACCTCACGCCCCAGCAACGGGAGCTGTTGCGCCACGCCGCCACCTCCGGCCGGCGTATGTTGGCCACCATCCGCCTGGCCGGCGATCTGGCCCGGATGGAGAAAGGAACCTATCACGTCGCCAAGGCCGACTGCGACGTGCTTGGGATCATCCGGGACGCGCGGGTCAATCTGGACAAGCTTTTCGCGGTCAAGGGCCTGGCCTTCGCCGTGTCCCTGGACGGCCGGCCGGCCGGGGCCGAGGACCGCGCCCCGGCCCGGGGGGACGCCAACCTGCTGGGCAACCTGTTCGAAAATCTGCTGAAAAACGCGGCCGAGGCCTCGCCCCAGGGCGGGGAGGTCGCGGTCGACATACGACTTCCCGAGGGGATGGTCGCCGTGCGCAACCGGGGGCAGGTGTCGCCGGACATCGTGGACACGTTTTTCGAGAAGTACGTCACCCGGGGCAAGACCTTCGGGACCGGGCTTGGCACCTATTCGGCCCGGCTCATCGCCCGGGCCCACGGCGGCGACGCGGTCCTGGAGCTCGGCGAACCGGATCATGTCACGGTGCGGGTCTTGCTGCCGGGCCTCAAGGACGCGCGTTAA
- a CDS encoding YkgJ family cysteine cluster protein, whose protein sequence is MQLDFSPAFARYEAIAAEADAAFAKVASLCPDMVSCGEGCSDCCHALFDLTFIEALYLNRKFNEAFPPGPARDAVLERANAADRDAAKLKRKAFRADEQGVSTREILESIARERIRCPLLGDDDRCILYKSRPLTCRLYGVPLEISGEARTCGAAGFTPGGRYPTVKIEKLQDKLVALSQELVASIPTKLPLMAEMLVPVSFALVTDFDDEFLGLLTEEEMVKLHEQETKWAAASDPFAPAPGGSACGSCGEQAGSPACSSCTGGTSWVLPGPDGESGGKAE, encoded by the coding sequence ATGCAGTTGGATTTTTCCCCCGCCTTTGCCCGCTATGAAGCCATTGCCGCCGAAGCCGACGCCGCCTTTGCCAAGGTCGCGTCCCTGTGCCCGGACATGGTCAGCTGCGGCGAAGGGTGCAGCGATTGCTGCCATGCCCTGTTCGACCTGACTTTTATCGAGGCCCTGTACCTCAACCGCAAATTCAACGAAGCCTTCCCGCCCGGCCCGGCCCGCGACGCCGTGCTGGAGCGGGCCAACGCCGCCGACCGCGACGCCGCCAAGCTCAAGCGCAAGGCCTTTCGGGCCGACGAGCAGGGCGTGTCCACCCGCGAGATCCTCGAAAGCATCGCCCGCGAGCGCATCCGCTGCCCGCTTCTGGGCGACGACGACCGTTGCATCCTCTACAAAAGCCGCCCCCTCACCTGCCGGCTCTACGGCGTGCCCCTGGAGATTTCCGGCGAGGCCCGTACCTGCGGCGCCGCCGGCTTCACCCCGGGCGGCCGCTATCCCACGGTCAAGATCGAAAAACTCCAGGACAAACTCGTGGCCCTGTCCCAGGAGCTGGTGGCCTCCATCCCCACCAAGCTGCCGCTGATGGCCGAAATGCTCGTGCCGGTGTCCTTTGCCCTGGTCACGGATTTCGACGACGAGTTCCTGGGCCTTTTGACCGAGGAAGAAATGGTCAAGCTCCACGAACAGGAAACCAAATGGGCGGCTGCCTCCGATCCCTTTGCTCCGGCCCCGGGCGGTTCGGCTTGCGGCTCCTGCGGCGAACAGGCCGGCTCACCGGCTTGTTCCTCCTGCACCGGCGGCACGTCCTGGGTCCTGCCCGGCCCGGACGGCGAGTCCGGCGGCAAGGCGGAATAG
- a CDS encoding tetratricopeptide repeat protein, whose protein sequence is MDYTARTPDEFIDELKKRLSQNPGCGVSHYNLGTAYVAKGRLIEAEAEFHQAVECSPSLAEGYVQLGGLAMNKGDLDACLEWNEKACRARPLFAVPYGNIGFVHLQRGEIDKAEKALRRAIKIDEKYVQALATLGSALFMQGKLEAAENFSQKALAIEPQFGPAINNLALVAMERGDFAKAQELVTQARATGYEPHPDMVREIEAALKA, encoded by the coding sequence ATGGATTACACCGCCCGCACTCCCGACGAATTCATCGACGAGCTTAAAAAACGCCTGTCCCAGAACCCCGGCTGCGGCGTGTCCCACTACAACCTGGGCACGGCCTACGTGGCCAAGGGACGCCTGATCGAGGCCGAGGCGGAATTCCACCAGGCCGTGGAATGTTCGCCGAGCCTGGCCGAGGGCTACGTGCAGCTCGGCGGCCTGGCCATGAACAAGGGCGACCTCGACGCCTGCCTGGAATGGAACGAGAAGGCCTGCCGGGCCCGGCCGCTTTTCGCCGTGCCCTACGGCAACATCGGCTTTGTCCACCTGCAGCGCGGCGAGATCGACAAGGCCGAAAAGGCCCTGCGCCGGGCGATTAAGATCGACGAGAAGTACGTCCAGGCCCTGGCCACCCTGGGCAGCGCCCTTTTCATGCAGGGCAAGCTGGAAGCGGCCGAGAACTTCAGCCAGAAGGCCCTGGCCATCGAACCCCAGTTCGGGCCGGCCATCAACAACCTGGCCCTGGTGGCCATGGAACGCGGCGATTTCGCCAAGGCCCAGGAGTTGGTCACCCAGGCCCGGGCCACCGGTTACGAGCCGCATCCCGACATGGTGCGCGAGATCGAAGCCGCCCTGAAGGCCTAA
- a CDS encoding DVU0772 family protein produces MQTQHDLSGLVIDWDMTPEDAVTLYLEWGNNSWHAQHKPVTSKNDFSTYFVVNTWTGEPKLSLVRRNSEDCVELASFEIPEDLAKDFMAEVGFNKGVYAPTGAIKQWLQNKYFN; encoded by the coding sequence ATGCAGACGCAGCACGACCTGTCCGGACTCGTCATCGATTGGGACATGACCCCGGAAGACGCCGTGACTTTGTATCTCGAATGGGGAAACAACTCCTGGCATGCCCAGCATAAGCCCGTAACCTCGAAGAACGATTTTTCCACGTATTTCGTGGTCAACACCTGGACCGGCGAACCCAAGCTGTCGCTGGTGCGGCGCAACTCCGAGGACTGCGTGGAACTGGCCTCGTTTGAGATCCCCGAGGATCTGGCCAAGGATTTCATGGCCGAGGTGGGATTTAATAAGGGCGTCTACGCCCCCACCGGCGCCATCAAGCAGTGGCTGCAAAACAAGTATTTCAACTAA
- a CDS encoding DVU0298 family protein, with protein sequence MPSRRRLMSDVRAALALPTAEAALAALAPIAPINRQGPLFSLLLSPEAVIGWRAVVAFGASMADMAASRLEDAREVWRNLMWRVNEESGNIAWGIPQCMGETLARTPTLAADYHRILISYVQDMAGDCTFIDHAPLRLGAWWAIARLAQAAPELAARALPELTAALSDCSPEARGLAALAIERIKPEPAKTLLAALSRAAADPAAFTRFDGWELVPDTVAARGQAALAACRLCG encoded by the coding sequence ATGCCCTCCCGCCGCCGCCTCATGTCCGACGTCCGCGCCGCCCTTGCGCTGCCCACCGCCGAGGCCGCCCTGGCCGCCCTGGCCCCCATCGCGCCGATTAACCGCCAGGGGCCGCTGTTCTCCCTGCTTCTTAGTCCCGAGGCCGTCATCGGCTGGCGGGCCGTGGTGGCCTTTGGCGCGTCCATGGCCGACATGGCCGCCTCTCGCCTGGAAGACGCCCGGGAGGTCTGGCGCAACCTCATGTGGCGGGTCAACGAGGAGTCGGGCAACATCGCCTGGGGCATCCCCCAGTGCATGGGCGAAACCCTGGCCCGCACGCCGACCCTTGCCGCCGACTACCACCGCATCCTGATCTCCTACGTCCAGGACATGGCGGGCGACTGCACCTTCATCGACCACGCGCCCCTGCGCCTGGGAGCCTGGTGGGCCATCGCCCGGCTGGCCCAGGCCGCGCCGGAACTGGCCGCCCGGGCGCTGCCGGAGCTGACCGCCGCCCTTAGCGACTGCTCCCCCGAGGCCCGTGGGCTGGCCGCCCTGGCCATCGAGCGTATCAAGCCCGAGCCCGCCAAGACCTTGCTGGCCGCCCTTTCCCGGGCCGCCGCCGATCCGGCCGCCTTCACGCGCTTTGACGGCTGGGAGCTTGTGCCCGACACCGTGGCCGCCCGGGGCCAGGCCGCCCTGGCCGCCTGCAGGCTGTGCGGCTAG
- a CDS encoding trypsin-like peptidase domain-containing protein: MGRIAPCTKSFSLLLMTCFLALAALPASARAASNRAARTTPVVTAVAAVAPAVVNITAAKTVQRRPNMGPFFDEEFFRQFMGPGGLPRQETQESLGSGVIIDGKAGLVLTNAHVIAGGATIKARLQDGRVLDAALVGADADFDVAVLRLSGGGNLPQAAMGDSSDIMIGETVIAIGNPFGYAHTVTTGVVSAVGRSLKHEGGAYADLIQTDAAINPGNSGGPLVNLAGEVIGIDMAIQAGAEGIGFAIPINKARRVVAQLVEGGRVTPAWLGLSGQDVDARAARYFGLNRPKGMLVTEVAQGSPADKAGIKPGDLILSVGGAELDDKGQYRGALATSTVGEALALTVRRGEQEQKISVAPAAFGEREAAGLAASRWGLGVSFGRGVTVASVRQGSPAARLGLAPGDVLVQIGGEKLGGQADFTRAVYVNRLNRTILVMIERGGRGYYAKMGVE; the protein is encoded by the coding sequence ATGGGTCGCATCGCCCCGTGCACGAAGTCTTTTTCCCTTTTGCTTATGACCTGTTTCCTGGCGCTGGCCGCGCTGCCGGCCAGCGCCAGGGCCGCCTCCAATAGGGCGGCCCGCACCACGCCCGTGGTCACGGCCGTGGCCGCCGTGGCTCCGGCCGTGGTCAACATTACGGCGGCCAAGACCGTCCAGCGCCGGCCGAACATGGGGCCTTTTTTCGACGAGGAGTTCTTCCGCCAGTTCATGGGGCCAGGCGGCCTGCCGCGCCAGGAGACCCAGGAAAGCCTGGGGTCGGGCGTGATCATCGACGGCAAGGCCGGCCTTGTGCTGACAAACGCCCACGTCATCGCCGGCGGGGCCACCATCAAGGCCCGGCTCCAGGACGGCCGGGTCTTGGACGCCGCCCTGGTCGGCGCGGACGCCGACTTCGACGTGGCCGTGCTGCGCCTGTCCGGCGGCGGCAACCTGCCCCAGGCGGCCATGGGCGATTCGAGCGACATCATGATCGGCGAGACGGTCATCGCCATCGGCAATCCCTTTGGCTACGCCCACACCGTGACCACGGGCGTGGTCTCGGCCGTGGGCCGGTCCCTCAAGCACGAGGGCGGGGCCTACGCCGACCTCATCCAGACCGACGCGGCCATCAATCCCGGCAACAGCGGCGGCCCGCTGGTCAATCTGGCCGGCGAGGTCATCGGCATCGACATGGCCATCCAGGCCGGGGCCGAGGGCATCGGGTTCGCCATCCCCATCAACAAGGCCCGGCGGGTGGTGGCCCAGCTCGTCGAGGGCGGCCGGGTGACGCCGGCCTGGCTCGGGCTTTCCGGCCAGGACGTGGACGCCCGGGCGGCGCGGTATTTTGGACTCAACCGTCCCAAGGGGATGCTGGTGACCGAAGTGGCCCAGGGCTCGCCGGCCGACAAGGCCGGAATCAAGCCCGGGGATCTGATCCTGTCGGTCGGCGGGGCTGAACTCGACGACAAGGGGCAGTACCGGGGGGCGCTGGCCACCTCCACCGTGGGCGAGGCGTTGGCCCTGACCGTGCGCCGGGGCGAGCAGGAGCAGAAGATTTCGGTCGCGCCGGCCGCCTTTGGCGAGCGCGAGGCGGCCGGGCTGGCCGCTTCACGCTGGGGCCTGGGCGTGTCGTTCGGGCGCGGGGTGACGGTGGCCAGCGTGCGCCAGGGGTCGCCGGCGGCCCGCCTGGGCCTGGCCCCGGGCGACGTGTTGGTGCAGATCGGCGGCGAAAAGCTCGGCGGGCAGGCCGATTTCACCCGGGCGGTTTACGTCAATCGCTTAAACCGCACCATCCTCGTCATGATCGAGCGGGGCGGCCGGGGCTATTACGCCAAGATGGGCGTGGAATAG